A single window of Kitasatospora sp. HUAS MG31 DNA harbors:
- a CDS encoding VOC family protein, translating to MTAAPGVPARISIVTLGVADLARSSAFYEALGWSRSAASNESIVWYRTADSALGLFPHEELAADAGVPGGGEPAFRGVTLAINLESRARVDEAMAAAQKAGATVVKAPVATDWGGYSGYYEDPDGHLWELAHNPFFPLTEDGRLDLP from the coding sequence ATGACAGCAGCCCCCGGTGTCCCGGCCCGCATCAGCATCGTCACCCTCGGGGTGGCCGACCTCGCCCGCAGCAGCGCCTTCTACGAGGCCCTCGGCTGGAGCCGCTCGGCCGCGTCCAACGAGAGCATCGTCTGGTACCGCACGGCCGACTCGGCGCTCGGCCTGTTCCCGCACGAGGAACTGGCCGCCGACGCCGGGGTCCCCGGCGGCGGGGAGCCCGCGTTCCGCGGCGTCACCCTGGCGATCAACCTGGAGTCCCGGGCGCGGGTGGACGAGGCCATGGCGGCCGCGCAGAAGGCCGGCGCCACGGTGGTCAAGGCCCCGGTGGCGACCGACTGGGGCGGGTACTCCGGCTACTACGAGGACCCGGACGGCCACCTCTGGGAGCTGGCCCACAACCCGTTCTTCCCGCTCACCGAGGACGGCCGGCTCGACCTCCCGTGA
- a CDS encoding alkaline phosphatase PhoX, producing MSLSRRDFVNRSTLLGAGVLIAGSAEVLATAPGAIAAPAGGEAPTAEAAQGARTALGYGPLVDDPKGLLALPRGFSYQVVTRTGETTLETGESTPSNHDGTAAFAGRHGGTVLVVNHELKGPRANWPYPVPLLDGHVYDPGAAGGCTVVEVRRGRKAVERVGIAGTSTNCAGGRTPWDTWLTGEETEDKAGQNGMTKDHGYVFEVDPYDQDANRDPKPVKAFGRYAHEAVVADERRGQVYLTEDASNPNGLLFRWTPPAGFRHGKGKLRTLADDAGVLEAFKCFDSHGAFVDDLSRATRIGTTYGVDWVKVPDRDARTVSVRKQFKDGEITRARKLEGMWWGDNGVYFVSSYARSESPVQHDGQVWFYSPSRRTLTLKVLLGVNDDVWSDRNYDGPDNITVSPYGGLVIAEDGEGIQHLFGTTDDGRTYAIARNELNLGTAEEPEYSEFTGVTFSADGHTLFANIQTPGIMLAITGPWHRCVRG from the coding sequence ATGTCGCTGTCCCGCCGGGACTTCGTCAACCGCTCGACCCTGCTCGGCGCCGGCGTGCTCATCGCCGGCAGCGCCGAGGTCCTGGCCACCGCGCCGGGCGCGATCGCCGCCCCGGCCGGTGGCGAGGCCCCGACCGCCGAGGCGGCCCAGGGTGCCCGCACCGCCCTCGGCTACGGTCCGCTGGTCGACGACCCGAAGGGCCTGCTCGCCCTTCCCCGGGGCTTCAGCTACCAGGTCGTCACCCGGACCGGGGAGACCACCCTGGAGACCGGCGAGTCCACCCCCAGCAACCACGACGGCACCGCCGCCTTCGCGGGCCGCCACGGCGGTACCGTGCTGGTCGTCAACCACGAGCTCAAGGGCCCCCGCGCCAACTGGCCGTACCCGGTGCCGCTGCTGGACGGCCACGTCTACGACCCGGGCGCGGCCGGCGGCTGCACGGTGGTCGAGGTCCGCCGGGGCCGCAAGGCCGTCGAGCGGGTCGGCATCGCCGGCACCTCCACCAACTGCGCCGGCGGCCGCACCCCGTGGGACACCTGGCTCACCGGCGAGGAGACCGAGGACAAGGCCGGCCAGAACGGCATGACCAAGGACCACGGCTACGTCTTCGAGGTCGACCCCTACGACCAGGACGCCAACCGCGACCCCAAGCCGGTCAAGGCCTTCGGCCGGTACGCCCACGAGGCCGTCGTGGCCGACGAGCGCCGCGGCCAGGTCTACCTCACCGAGGACGCCTCCAACCCGAACGGCCTGCTCTTCCGCTGGACCCCGCCGGCCGGCTTCCGGCACGGCAAGGGCAAGCTGCGCACCCTCGCCGACGACGCGGGCGTGCTGGAGGCCTTCAAGTGCTTCGACTCGCACGGCGCCTTCGTCGACGACCTGTCCCGCGCCACCAGGATCGGCACCACCTACGGCGTCGACTGGGTCAAGGTGCCGGACCGCGACGCCAGGACCGTCTCCGTCCGCAAGCAGTTCAAGGACGGCGAGATCACCCGCGCCCGCAAGCTGGAGGGCATGTGGTGGGGTGACAACGGCGTGTACTTCGTCTCCTCCTACGCCCGCTCCGAGAGCCCCGTCCAGCACGACGGCCAGGTCTGGTTCTACAGCCCCTCCCGCCGGACCCTCACCCTGAAGGTCCTGCTCGGCGTCAACGACGACGTGTGGAGCGACCGCAACTACGACGGCCCGGACAACATCACCGTCTCGCCGTACGGCGGCCTGGTGATCGCCGAGGACGGCGAGGGCATCCAGCACCTGTTCGGCACCACGGACGACGGGCGGACGTACGCGATCGCGCGGAACGAGCTGAACCTCGGCACCGCCGAGGAGCCGGAGTACAGCGAGTTCACCGGCGTCACCTTCTCCGCCGACGGGCACACGCTGTTCGCCAACATCCAGACGCCGGGCATCATGCTCGCCATCACGGGGCCCTGGCACCGCTGCGTCCGCGGCTGA
- a CDS encoding PucR family transcriptional regulator, which yields MTTPGLPLRQLLMSLGEPLVELQAAPAGLDVPVRDVSILDPEDPPTAAAGELVLAIGARGRAALPALRAAGRARAAAVAVKLDGPGQADALREAATEAGVALLSVRRETRWEHLDSLARALIAGPDTQETAVTDAGDLFSLAQTVAVLTNGIVSVEDTSSRVLAYSRSADSDEVDDLRRLSILGWQGPEPYLSKLREWGVFQHLRGSDAVLEIDAHPELGIRRRLAIGIRAGAQQLGTIWVQEGSQPLAPHAEQALVGAARVAAAQLVRRRRELSADVRLTQTLLTGLLEGSTGPQSLATHLGLDLRRPATVLAYSAAPAGGLDPELSRGEVTGLISVHTAARHRSALLAPIESRVYVLLPELPPGLPLATLRSWAQEVIAAAREHLGVPLRAAIGSTVDGLAAVPESRAQADRILDAMGRGGVDLEVAALPDVQAEVLVSEVLALLQERGGLRDPRLTALTVYDRRHGTRLAESVLAWLDALGEVRVAADALHIHPNTLRYRVRRAEQLTGLDLAQPQQRLLAMLQLRLPEE from the coding sequence GTGACCACGCCCGGGCTGCCGCTGCGGCAGCTGCTGATGTCACTGGGCGAGCCGCTGGTGGAGCTCCAGGCGGCCCCGGCGGGCCTGGACGTCCCGGTCAGGGACGTCTCCATCCTCGACCCGGAGGACCCGCCGACCGCCGCCGCCGGCGAGCTGGTCCTCGCCATCGGCGCCCGCGGCCGCGCCGCCCTGCCCGCCCTGCGCGCGGCCGGCCGGGCCCGGGCCGCCGCCGTGGCGGTCAAGCTGGACGGCCCCGGCCAGGCGGACGCGCTGCGCGAGGCGGCGACCGAGGCCGGGGTGGCGCTGCTCTCGGTCCGCCGGGAGACCCGCTGGGAGCACCTGGACTCGCTGGCCCGCGCCCTGATCGCCGGCCCGGACACCCAGGAGACCGCGGTCACCGACGCCGGCGACCTGTTCTCGCTGGCCCAGACCGTGGCCGTGCTCACCAACGGCATCGTCTCCGTCGAGGACACCTCCAGCCGGGTCCTCGCCTACTCCCGCTCCGCCGACTCCGACGAGGTGGACGACCTCCGCCGGCTGTCCATCCTCGGCTGGCAGGGCCCCGAGCCGTACCTGTCCAAGCTCCGCGAGTGGGGCGTCTTCCAGCACCTGCGCGGCTCCGACGCGGTCCTGGAGATCGACGCCCACCCCGAGCTGGGCATCCGCCGCCGGCTGGCGATCGGCATCCGGGCCGGCGCCCAGCAGCTCGGCACCATCTGGGTGCAGGAGGGTTCGCAGCCGCTCGCCCCGCACGCCGAACAGGCCCTGGTCGGCGCGGCCCGGGTGGCCGCCGCCCAGCTGGTCCGCCGCCGCCGCGAACTCTCCGCCGACGTCCGGCTGACCCAGACCCTGCTCACCGGCCTGCTGGAGGGCTCCACCGGCCCGCAGTCCCTGGCCACCCACCTCGGCCTGGACCTGCGCCGCCCGGCCACCGTCCTGGCGTACAGCGCCGCCCCCGCCGGGGGCCTGGACCCGGAGCTCTCCCGCGGCGAGGTGACCGGTCTGATCTCGGTGCACACCGCCGCCCGGCACCGCTCCGCCCTGCTCGCCCCGATCGAGTCCCGGGTGTACGTCCTGCTCCCCGAGCTGCCGCCCGGTCTGCCGCTGGCCACCCTGCGCAGCTGGGCCCAGGAGGTGATCGCCGCCGCCCGCGAGCACCTGGGCGTCCCGCTGCGGGCGGCGATCGGCTCCACGGTGGACGGGCTCGCCGCGGTGCCCGAGTCCCGGGCGCAGGCGGACCGGATCCTGGACGCGATGGGACGCGGCGGGGTCGACCTGGAGGTCGCGGCGCTGCCGGACGTCCAGGCGGAGGTGCTGGTCAGCGAGGTGCTGGCGCTGCTCCAGGAGCGCGGGGGCCTGCGGGACCCGCGGCTGACCGCGCTCACCGTCTACGACCGGCGGCACGGGACGCGGCTGGCGGAGTCGGTGCTGGCCTGGCTGGACGCGCTCGGCGAGGTCCGGGTGGCCGCGGACGCGCTGCACATCCACCCCAACACCCTGCGGTACCGCGTCCGCCGCGCCGAACAGCTCACCGGCCTCGACCTCGCCCAGCCCCAGCAGCGCCTGCTCGCCATGCTCCAGCTCCGCCTCCCGGAGGAGTAG
- the pruA gene encoding L-glutamate gamma-semialdehyde dehydrogenase, producing the protein MDAVTQVPAPVNEPVHSYAPGSPERARLEAKLKELGGQEPLQLTMTINGEHRMGGGAEIHVVQPHNHAARLGTLRNATQDDARDAIDTALAAAPAWQALSFDSRAAIFLRAADLLAGPWRETLAAATMLGQSKTAQQAEIDTPCELVDFLRFNVHFARQIIAEQPISSDGVWNRSDHRPLEGFVYAITPFNFTAIAGNLPTAPALMGNVVIWKPSPTQQFAAHYLMQLLEAAGLPKGVINMVTGDGLAVSEVALKHPDLAGIHFTGSTATFQHLWREVGTNISGYRTYPRIVGETGGKDFLVAHPSANKAVLKTAMTRGAFEFQGQKCSALSRAYVPASIWAELKDEFRDEVEWLTMGDVTDLANFMGAVIDERSFAKNKAAIDRAQADPKVEILAGGSYDDSVGYFVRPTVLVCEDPASEYFRDEYFGPILAVYVYQDEKYDEMLAQMESVSSYGLTGSIIAQDREAVQHALHVLRHAAGNFYINDKPTGAVVGQQPFGGGRASGTNDKAGAKQNLMRWTSTRSIKETFVPPTDYRYPHMG; encoded by the coding sequence ATGGATGCTGTGACCCAGGTCCCCGCGCCGGTGAACGAGCCGGTCCACAGCTACGCCCCCGGCAGCCCGGAACGGGCCCGCCTGGAGGCCAAGCTGAAGGAGCTGGGAGGCCAGGAGCCGCTCCAGCTGACCATGACGATCAACGGTGAGCACCGCATGGGCGGCGGCGCCGAGATCCACGTCGTCCAGCCGCACAACCACGCGGCTCGGCTCGGTACGCTGCGCAACGCCACCCAGGACGACGCGCGCGACGCCATCGACACCGCCCTGGCCGCTGCCCCGGCCTGGCAGGCGCTCTCCTTCGACTCCCGTGCCGCGATCTTCCTGCGCGCCGCCGACCTGCTGGCCGGCCCCTGGCGCGAGACCCTGGCCGCCGCCACCATGCTCGGCCAGTCCAAGACCGCCCAGCAGGCCGAGATCGACACCCCCTGCGAGCTGGTCGACTTCCTGCGCTTCAACGTGCACTTCGCCCGGCAGATCATCGCCGAGCAGCCGATCTCCTCGGACGGCGTGTGGAACCGCAGCGACCACCGCCCGCTGGAGGGCTTCGTCTACGCGATCACCCCGTTCAACTTCACCGCCATCGCCGGCAACCTGCCGACCGCCCCGGCGCTGATGGGCAACGTGGTGATCTGGAAGCCGTCCCCGACCCAGCAGTTCGCCGCGCACTACCTGATGCAGCTGCTGGAGGCCGCCGGCCTGCCCAAGGGCGTCATCAACATGGTCACCGGCGACGGCCTGGCCGTCTCCGAGGTCGCCCTCAAGCACCCGGACCTGGCCGGCATCCACTTCACCGGCTCCACCGCCACCTTCCAGCACCTGTGGCGCGAGGTCGGCACCAACATCTCCGGCTACCGCACCTACCCGCGGATCGTCGGCGAGACCGGCGGCAAGGACTTCCTGGTCGCCCACCCGTCCGCCAACAAGGCCGTGCTGAAGACCGCGATGACCCGCGGCGCCTTCGAGTTCCAGGGCCAGAAGTGTTCGGCCCTGTCCCGCGCCTACGTCCCGGCGTCGATCTGGGCCGAGCTCAAGGACGAGTTCCGCGACGAGGTCGAGTGGCTCACCATGGGCGACGTCACCGACCTGGCCAACTTCATGGGCGCCGTGATCGACGAGCGCTCCTTCGCCAAGAACAAGGCCGCCATCGACCGCGCCCAGGCCGACCCGAAGGTCGAGATCCTGGCCGGCGGCAGCTACGACGACTCGGTCGGCTACTTCGTCCGCCCGACCGTGCTGGTCTGCGAGGACCCGGCGAGCGAGTACTTCCGCGACGAGTACTTCGGACCGATCCTGGCCGTGTACGTCTACCAGGACGAGAAGTACGACGAGATGCTCGCGCAGATGGAGTCGGTGTCCTCGTACGGCCTGACCGGCTCGATCATCGCCCAGGACCGCGAGGCCGTGCAGCACGCCCTGCACGTCCTGCGCCACGCGGCCGGCAACTTCTACATCAACGACAAGCCGACCGGCGCCGTCGTCGGCCAGCAGCCCTTCGGCGGCGGCCGGGCCTCCGGCACCAACGACAAGGCCGGCGCCAAGCAGAACCTGATGCGCTGGACCTCCACCCGGTCCATCAAGGAGACGTTCGTCCCGCCGACGGACTACCGCTACCCGCACATGGGCTGA
- a CDS encoding proline dehydrogenase family protein, giving the protein MLRSALLAASRSPQVRTVVEKFPPTHAIVERFVAGERLEQAVAATDELVATGRTVTLDHLGEDTRDAAQAADTALAYEHLLTALKETGLAASAEVSVKLSAVGQFLPVDGEKIALENARRICQAAADAGTTVTLDMEDHTTTDSTLSIARELREDFPWLGVVLQAYLRRTEADCRDLATKGSRVRLCKGAYKEPESVAFQGKQEVDLAYVRALKVLMGGEGYPMIASHDPNMIKIAGQLAEWNNRGRDSFEYQMLYGIRPEEQLRLAGEGNTMRVYLPYGQEWYGYFMRRLAERPANLVFFLRAMATRK; this is encoded by the coding sequence ATGCTCCGTTCCGCCCTCCTCGCCGCCTCGCGCTCCCCGCAGGTCCGCACCGTGGTCGAGAAGTTCCCCCCGACCCACGCCATAGTCGAGCGCTTCGTCGCCGGCGAGCGCCTCGAACAGGCCGTCGCCGCCACCGACGAGCTGGTGGCCACCGGCCGCACGGTCACCCTGGACCACCTCGGCGAGGACACCCGGGACGCCGCCCAGGCCGCCGACACCGCCCTGGCCTACGAGCACCTGCTGACCGCCCTCAAGGAGACCGGCCTCGCCGCCAGTGCCGAGGTCTCGGTCAAGCTCTCCGCGGTCGGCCAGTTCCTGCCGGTGGACGGCGAGAAGATCGCCCTGGAGAACGCCCGGCGGATCTGCCAGGCCGCCGCCGACGCGGGCACCACGGTCACCCTGGACATGGAGGACCACACCACCACGGACTCGACCCTGTCGATCGCCCGTGAGCTGCGCGAGGACTTCCCGTGGCTGGGCGTCGTCCTCCAGGCGTACCTGCGCCGCACCGAGGCCGACTGCCGGGACCTCGCCACCAAGGGCTCGCGGGTCCGGCTGTGCAAGGGCGCCTACAAGGAGCCCGAGTCGGTCGCCTTCCAGGGCAAGCAGGAGGTGGACCTGGCGTACGTCCGCGCGCTCAAGGTCCTCATGGGCGGCGAGGGCTACCCGATGATCGCCTCCCACGACCCGAACATGATCAAGATCGCCGGCCAGCTGGCCGAGTGGAACAACCGCGGCCGGGACAGCTTCGAGTACCAGATGCTGTACGGCATCCGCCCGGAGGAGCAGCTGCGGCTGGCGGGCGAGGGCAACACCATGCGGGTGTACCTGCCGTACGGGCAGGAGTGGTACGGGTACTTCATGCGGCGGCTCGCGGAGCGCCCGGCGAACCTGGTGTTCTTCCTGCGGGCGATGGCGACCCGCAAGTAA